The following are encoded together in the Fundidesulfovibrio putealis DSM 16056 genome:
- a CDS encoding nitroreductase family protein, translating to MDALDCLMTRRSIRKYTDQPVDAALVDAALQAAMSAPSAGNSQPWHFVLVTDRETLDAIPGFHPYSAMCRQAQAGILVCAEPALEKYPDFWPIDCSAAVQNILLALHAQNLGAVWVSVYPIQDRVENFRKLLGIPESVIPHSFIPIGHPDQPSGRADRFKPERIHRNRW from the coding sequence GTGGACGCACTCGACTGCCTCATGACCCGCCGTTCCATCAGAAAATACACGGACCAGCCCGTGGACGCCGCGCTTGTCGACGCGGCGCTCCAGGCTGCAATGTCCGCACCCAGCGCAGGCAACTCCCAGCCCTGGCATTTCGTGCTCGTAACCGACCGCGAAACGCTCGACGCCATCCCCGGCTTCCACCCCTACTCGGCCATGTGCCGCCAGGCCCAGGCGGGCATCCTGGTCTGCGCCGAACCCGCCCTGGAAAAGTATCCGGATTTCTGGCCCATCGACTGCTCCGCAGCCGTGCAGAACATCCTCCTGGCGCTGCACGCCCAGAACCTTGGCGCGGTGTGGGTGAGCGTCTACCCCATCCAGGACCGCGTGGAGAATTTCCGCAAGCTCCTGGGCATCCCCGAATCGGTCATCCCCCACAGCTTCATCCCCATCGGCCACCCGGACCAGCCTTCCGGCCGGGCCGACCGGTTCAAACCCGAACGCATCCACCGCAACCGCTGGTAG
- a CDS encoding DNA polymerase IV, with the protein MDHAIRILHLDMDAFFASVEQLDDPSLRGRPVIVGKGDRGVVSAASYEARVYGVRSAMPVVQARKLCPQGVFVGGRMSRYAEVSRQVMAVLGDFSPLVEQASVDEAYMDITGTRNLFGPPSELARSLQARVKEVTGLSCSVGVAPVKFLAKIASDFRKPGGVTIVEPEDVEAFLKDLPVGKIPGVGGKTLPKLAGLGVKTCGDVLRYSGEFWERHLGEWGRVLHARAMGRGSTEIVTHGEAKSSSAENTFEKDLSDVEELRRWLLRQSERVGHDLRRHGWQGRTVTLKLKFSDFKQITRSLTLKEPTDSDGIIFQTACALLDEVTLSQKVRLIGVGVSNFAKGMRQESLLPDPEKERLSKLDKALDAIRGKHGKAALKRGRLFDGGS; encoded by the coding sequence ATGGACCACGCAATCCGCATTCTGCACCTGGACATGGACGCCTTCTTCGCGTCGGTGGAGCAACTGGACGACCCGTCGCTGCGCGGAAGGCCCGTGATCGTGGGCAAGGGCGACCGGGGCGTGGTGTCGGCGGCCTCCTACGAGGCGCGCGTGTACGGCGTGCGCTCGGCCATGCCGGTGGTGCAGGCCCGCAAGCTGTGCCCGCAGGGGGTGTTCGTGGGCGGGCGCATGAGCCGCTACGCCGAGGTGTCGCGCCAGGTGATGGCCGTGCTGGGGGACTTCTCGCCCCTGGTGGAGCAGGCCTCGGTGGACGAGGCCTACATGGACATCACCGGCACCCGGAACCTGTTCGGTCCGCCAAGCGAGCTTGCCCGCTCGCTCCAGGCCAGAGTCAAAGAGGTCACGGGGTTGTCCTGCTCGGTGGGGGTGGCCCCGGTGAAGTTCCTGGCCAAGATAGCCTCTGATTTCCGCAAACCCGGCGGCGTGACCATCGTGGAGCCGGAGGACGTTGAAGCGTTCCTCAAGGACCTGCCTGTGGGCAAGATTCCCGGCGTTGGCGGCAAGACCCTGCCCAAGCTTGCGGGCCTGGGGGTGAAGACCTGCGGCGACGTGCTGCGCTACTCGGGCGAGTTCTGGGAGCGCCACCTGGGCGAGTGGGGGAGGGTGCTGCACGCGCGCGCCATGGGGCGCGGCTCCACGGAGATCGTCACCCACGGCGAGGCCAAATCCTCAAGCGCGGAGAACACCTTCGAGAAGGACTTGTCCGACGTGGAGGAGCTGCGCCGCTGGTTGCTGCGCCAGTCTGAGCGGGTAGGGCACGACCTGCGCAGGCACGGCTGGCAGGGCCGCACCGTGACGCTCAAGCTGAAGTTCTCGGATTTCAAGCAGATAACCCGGAGCCTGACGCTCAAGGAGCCCACGGACTCCGACGGGATCATTTTCCAGACGGCCTGCGCCCTGCTGGACGAGGTGACCTTAAGCCAGAAGGTGCGGCTTATCGGTGTGGGGGTGTCCAATTTCGCCAAAGGCATGCGCCAGGAGAGCCTGCTGCCGGACCCGGAGAAAGAGCGCCTGAGCAAGCTGGACAAAGCCCTGGACGCCATCCGGGGCAAGCACGGCAAAGCGGCCCTGAAACGCGGGCGGCTGTTCGACGGCGGGTCCTGA
- a CDS encoding helix-turn-helix domain-containing protein → MSKHLDIAYDMAKALEKAGGMDPITMREIKALCLPPKRTFTAEQIRKIREATHSSRAVFAACLNVGLSTVEQWEMGLKKPSGPAAKLLDVVDRKGLDALC, encoded by the coding sequence ATGAGCAAGCACCTTGATATCGCCTATGACATGGCGAAAGCCCTGGAGAAAGCGGGCGGGATGGACCCCATAACCATGCGCGAAATCAAGGCTCTTTGCCTGCCGCCCAAAAGAACCTTCACAGCTGAGCAGATCAGGAAAATCCGAGAGGCCACACACTCCAGCCGGGCCGTTTTCGCGGCCTGCCTGAACGTTGGTCTCTCCACCGTAGAGCAGTGGGAAATGGGGCTGAAAAAACCAAGCGGCCCGGCTGCGAAGCTGCTCGATGTCGTCGACCGCAAGGGCCTTGACGCCCTGTGCTAG
- the hgcA gene encoding mercury methylation corrinoid protein HgcA: MNAQPSCCAPPLEPLAALTPPASPISTDSCCAPPSVPASSCCSGSAPAALELPGFRRWHFVEGFIDTPAGRVPQVKTTLERPDHVGAALVRLGIGRGRYRVAPGLYAVGSPTPESPVLVTANYKLTFDALRKELAGLHLWILVLDTKGVNVWCAAGKKTFGTQELAGRIRSTNLDKVVSHRKVIVPQLGAPGVAGHEVKTLCGFRVVFGPVRASDVTAYLNAGMKADPAMRRVSFTARERVVVGLVEFANDLKLMAQLACALFLLAGLGLDVFSLTRAWTGLWSGMAAYFLGFFAGNILTPLALPWLPGRSFARKGAETGIVAGLGAFAFGLPALASTGLWIGAVVSASWYGMNFTGSSTYTSPSGVEKEMRRAIPFQVAGLILSVVLWRLGIGGM; this comes from the coding sequence TTGAACGCCCAGCCCTCCTGCTGCGCGCCGCCGCTGGAGCCTCTTGCCGCGCTGACGCCCCCGGCTTCCCCGATTTCCACGGACTCCTGTTGTGCTCCGCCCTCCGTTCCGGCGTCTTCGTGCTGCTCCGGTTCCGCGCCCGCCGCCCTGGAGCTGCCCGGCTTCAGGCGCTGGCACTTCGTGGAAGGCTTCATCGACACCCCTGCCGGACGCGTGCCCCAGGTGAAGACTACTCTTGAGCGCCCGGATCATGTCGGCGCGGCCCTGGTGCGCCTGGGCATCGGGCGCGGGCGCTACCGCGTCGCGCCGGGGCTCTACGCCGTGGGCAGCCCCACGCCCGAGAGCCCGGTGCTGGTGACGGCCAACTACAAGCTCACCTTCGACGCGCTGCGCAAGGAGCTCGCGGGGCTGCATCTCTGGATACTCGTGCTGGACACCAAGGGCGTGAACGTCTGGTGCGCCGCCGGAAAAAAGACCTTCGGCACGCAGGAGCTGGCCGGGCGCATCCGCTCGACCAATCTGGACAAGGTGGTCAGCCACCGCAAGGTGATCGTGCCGCAGCTTGGCGCGCCGGGCGTGGCCGGGCACGAGGTCAAAACCCTGTGCGGCTTCCGTGTGGTTTTCGGGCCGGTGCGCGCCTCGGACGTCACCGCTTACCTGAACGCCGGGATGAAGGCCGATCCCGCCATGCGCCGCGTAAGCTTCACGGCGCGCGAGCGCGTGGTGGTGGGGCTGGTTGAATTCGCCAACGACTTGAAGCTCATGGCGCAACTGGCCTGCGCGCTGTTCCTGCTGGCCGGGCTGGGGCTGGACGTGTTCTCGCTCACGCGCGCCTGGACCGGGCTGTGGTCCGGCATGGCGGCCTACTTCCTGGGCTTCTTCGCGGGCAATATCCTCACGCCCCTGGCGCTGCCCTGGCTGCCGGGCCGTTCCTTCGCCCGCAAGGGAGCCGAGACGGGCATTGTCGCCGGGCTTGGCGCGTTCGCCTTCGGGCTGCCCGCACTGGCCTCAACCGGCCTGTGGATCGGCGCGGTGGTGAGCGCGTCTTGGTACGGCATGAACTTTACCGGGTCGTCCACCTACACCTCGCCGTCGGGCGTTGAGAAAGAGATGCGCCGGGCCATTCCGTTCCAGGTGGCCGGACTTATTCTCTCCGTGGTGCTCTGGCGTTTGGGCATTGGAGGCATGTGA
- a CDS encoding autotransporter family protein: MKSIHMTLHGTKSPVRLAFVLCVSALAAFFVSAGVSRAQSTKWDSLLSNTSWYVPVPGLVAQVAVNSNSFTTPPPVTAGDQTLWSLGPVVNGTLSGTSTAALFIDPQHVTKAPSAVIASRTLMSGAVADDGTVRIVFTDPSGGGTTLGVGNMRFINGVPLMEMQMITGTGLLLTHWAYMTPYNPATFTPPPPSQVSTAVNTSPQWAWTAGTPWRISSASLFGSNRPGNIIITRYGNGYFLGQGVGPAGSPGQYFTILGSITPQGAVLFNTINTGTLNSLLGQITGNPFGASMTLAGYGFSGNDFSNAATLSLVAPYRNALLASGNPAALSAAASLYALAGTEAGLLGPMAPVVSALNGLEGAALSSAVSQTLPVLSGAASQATATTQRHFHQMVRGRQNVLAGLGGGEEIVGNKSVWGTAFGRWSTQGNVDNVAGYNANTYGIAGGADYAVSGRSTLGAAFAVGNSLITGTDSAAPSNLNITSYQLGAYGENAVTDSFSLNFQGDLGLNANTGSRSINFMGTTAKSNYYSFSWHAGTGLKRGCSLDDKTLFTPSVRLDYLGVQSPSYQETGAGVLNLKVNDQNYQELFASLDLRLDREITPAMKVSANAGAGYNMIPNQAKITASYAGGGDAFVTNGLTVSPWLYHAGLGVSGMLRKDLELLVRYDLQASPTSYFSQSASARLKFTF, translated from the coding sequence ATGAAATCCATTCACATGACGTTGCACGGCACGAAATCTCCTGTGCGCCTGGCGTTCGTACTCTGTGTGTCGGCCCTTGCCGCCTTTTTCGTATCGGCAGGCGTCTCCAGGGCGCAAAGCACGAAGTGGGACTCCCTGCTGTCGAACACAAGCTGGTACGTCCCTGTTCCCGGTCTGGTGGCGCAGGTTGCCGTCAATTCCAACAGCTTCACCACCCCTCCCCCGGTCACGGCTGGCGACCAGACGCTCTGGTCCCTGGGACCGGTCGTCAACGGCACGCTCTCCGGCACGAGCACGGCGGCCCTGTTCATCGATCCGCAACACGTCACCAAGGCCCCTTCTGCGGTGATTGCCAGCAGGACGCTGATGTCTGGCGCCGTGGCGGACGACGGCACCGTCAGGATCGTCTTCACGGATCCCTCCGGCGGGGGGACGACGCTTGGCGTGGGGAACATGCGCTTCATAAACGGCGTGCCCCTGATGGAAATGCAGATGATCACGGGAACGGGCCTGCTGCTGACCCACTGGGCCTACATGACGCCCTACAACCCCGCGACCTTTACCCCGCCCCCCCCGTCGCAGGTCTCCACCGCCGTGAACACATCCCCCCAGTGGGCCTGGACCGCAGGCACCCCGTGGCGGATTTCCAGCGCGTCGCTGTTTGGTTCCAACAGGCCAGGCAACATCATCATCACCAGATACGGCAACGGGTATTTCCTGGGCCAGGGCGTCGGGCCAGCCGGAAGCCCCGGACAATACTTCACGATCCTGGGTTCCATCACTCCGCAGGGGGCGGTCCTGTTCAACACCATCAACACCGGGACGCTGAATTCCCTGCTGGGGCAGATTACCGGGAACCCCTTCGGCGCTTCCATGACCCTGGCGGGCTACGGCTTCTCCGGGAACGATTTCTCCAACGCCGCCACGCTGAGCCTCGTCGCCCCGTACCGCAACGCGCTGCTGGCCAGCGGCAATCCGGCGGCGCTGAGCGCTGCCGCCAGCCTCTACGCCCTGGCCGGGACCGAGGCGGGACTGCTTGGGCCGATGGCCCCTGTCGTCAGCGCCCTGAACGGCCTTGAAGGAGCGGCCCTCTCCAGCGCCGTCAGCCAGACCCTGCCGGTGCTAAGCGGCGCGGCGTCCCAGGCCACCGCCACCACCCAACGCCATTTCCACCAGATGGTGCGGGGGCGCCAGAACGTGCTGGCAGGCCTTGGCGGCGGAGAAGAAATCGTCGGGAACAAGAGCGTCTGGGGAACGGCTTTCGGCAGGTGGTCCACCCAAGGCAATGTGGACAACGTGGCGGGATACAACGCGAACACCTACGGCATCGCCGGTGGCGCGGATTACGCCGTGTCGGGCCGCTCGACCCTTGGGGCGGCGTTCGCTGTGGGCAACAGCCTGATCACCGGCACGGACTCCGCGGCCCCCAGCAACCTGAACATCACCAGCTATCAATTGGGAGCTTACGGCGAAAACGCCGTCACGGACAGCTTCAGCCTGAATTTCCAGGGCGACCTGGGGCTCAACGCCAACACGGGGTCTCGCTCAATCAACTTCATGGGGACCACCGCCAAGTCGAACTACTACAGTTTCTCCTGGCATGCGGGCACGGGCCTGAAGCGCGGCTGCTCCCTGGACGACAAGACTCTGTTCACGCCCTCGGTCCGCCTGGACTATCTGGGCGTTCAGTCTCCGTCATACCAGGAGACGGGCGCGGGGGTCCTGAACCTCAAGGTCAACGACCAGAACTACCAGGAGCTTTTCGCGTCACTGGACCTGCGGTTGGACCGGGAGATCACCCCGGCCATGAAGGTATCGGCCAATGCCGGAGCCGGGTACAACATGATCCCCAACCAGGCCAAGATCACCGCATCGTATGCTGGCGGGGGCGATGCGTTCGTCACCAACGGACTCACGGTTTCCCCGTGGCTGTATCATGCAGGCCTGGGAGTATCCGGGATGCTGCGCAAGGACCTGGAGCTGCTGGTGCGGTACGACCTCCAGGCAAGCCCCACCAGCTATTTCAGCCAGTCCGCCAGCGCCAGGCTGAAGTTCACTTTCTGA
- a CDS encoding NAD(P)-dependent oxidoreductase yields MKPRIGFAGMGIMGKPMAQNIVKAGFDVAVYNRTRPQPGDVPGAAVALTPADLARERDVLIVMVTGPEAVDAILWGEDGMAPHLGQGKTVVNMSTVSPQYSLQLAQKVEATGADFVDAPVSGSKVPAQQGALVILAGGSESVVASLEPVFSAMGKKTVHCGPAPQGTMMKMAVNLLLANMMSGLSEMLTFGKAGGLSDKTMLDVVLGGPMGCDLFRVKEPLIRQRTFLAQFPLKHMAKDLKFVTDTACTLRCPAPSAFQNLQLYNQGMSKGMGELDFSAVMQVLEGMI; encoded by the coding sequence ATGAAACCCAGGATCGGATTCGCCGGAATGGGCATCATGGGCAAGCCCATGGCCCAGAACATCGTCAAGGCAGGCTTCGACGTGGCCGTCTACAACCGCACCCGCCCGCAGCCCGGCGACGTGCCCGGCGCAGCAGTGGCCCTGACGCCTGCTGATCTGGCCAGGGAGCGCGACGTGCTGATCGTCATGGTGACCGGCCCCGAGGCCGTCGACGCCATCCTCTGGGGAGAGGACGGCATGGCTCCCCATCTAGGACAAGGCAAGACAGTGGTCAACATGAGCACCGTCTCGCCGCAGTACTCCCTGCAACTGGCGCAAAAAGTCGAGGCCACCGGAGCCGACTTCGTGGACGCGCCGGTCTCCGGCTCCAAGGTCCCGGCCCAGCAGGGCGCGCTGGTCATCCTGGCTGGCGGCTCCGAGTCGGTCGTCGCCTCACTGGAGCCGGTCTTTTCGGCCATGGGCAAGAAGACCGTGCACTGCGGCCCAGCCCCGCAGGGCACCATGATGAAGATGGCCGTCAATCTGCTGCTGGCCAACATGATGTCCGGCCTCTCCGAGATGCTCACCTTCGGCAAGGCCGGGGGCCTCTCGGACAAGACCATGCTGGACGTGGTGCTGGGCGGCCCCATGGGGTGCGACCTGTTCCGCGTCAAGGAGCCGCTCATCCGGCAGCGGACCTTCCTGGCCCAGTTCCCGCTCAAGCACATGGCCAAGGACCTCAAATTCGTCACGGACACGGCCTGCACCCTGCGCTGCCCGGCCCCAAGCGCCTTCCAGAACCTGCAACTCTACAACCAGGGCATGTCCAAGGGTATGGGGGAGCTGGACTTCAGCGCCGTGATGCAGGTGCTCGAGGGCATGATCTGA
- a CDS encoding flavin reductase family protein yields MKTSLGAKTLASPTPTWIVGAYDPTGKATGATIAWGGICSSKPPSIAISLRSATYTHGCVKATKAFSVNIPAQNQAALADYFGIASGRDVDKFAAAGLTAEKCELVNAPSIKEFPLVIECELIHVIELGLHTQFVGEIKDVKAAPGILDAEGKIDIEKMGTVIYAPGTRQYYGLGPSLGAGFSIGNAYVKK; encoded by the coding sequence ATGAAGACATCGCTCGGCGCAAAGACCCTGGCCTCCCCCACGCCCACCTGGATCGTGGGCGCATACGACCCCACCGGGAAAGCCACCGGCGCGACCATCGCCTGGGGCGGCATCTGCTCCTCCAAGCCGCCCAGCATCGCCATCTCGCTGCGCTCGGCCACCTACACCCACGGCTGCGTCAAGGCCACCAAGGCCTTCAGCGTGAACATCCCCGCACAGAACCAGGCCGCCCTGGCCGACTACTTCGGCATCGCCTCCGGGCGCGACGTGGATAAGTTCGCCGCCGCAGGCCTGACCGCCGAGAAATGCGAACTGGTCAACGCGCCCTCCATCAAGGAATTTCCGCTGGTGATCGAATGCGAGCTGATTCACGTGATCGAACTGGGGCTGCACACCCAGTTCGTCGGCGAGATCAAAGACGTGAAGGCCGCTCCGGGCATCCTGGATGCGGAAGGAAAGATCGACATCGAAAAGATGGGGACAGTGATCTACGCGCCCGGCACGCGCCAGTACTACGGGCTGGGACCGTCGCTGGGAGCGGGATTTTCGATCGGCAACGCGTACGTGAAGAAGTAA
- a CDS encoding lytic transglycosylase domain-containing protein, with amino-acid sequence MKRSLAACTSGPGFACLLAMFTMLVLSPGGGFAQSQSQNLGPVQEYPLPRPLAATITDLPGKLKTLAARPQTPRSALGQGIMQVHSKQYQQAAATLAPVAAQLPEMAGWARFYLGFARFRLGEYQAALAELDATLPSDPVLGAEALLLSAYCLEGLGTAQPQALERYRRFLELDGQPLRPVALWRAAALAAAGGDYPAAEGYLRELILASPWTSSADKAEPLALELSRAGRIAFAPDSADSLRRRIEVLLDKSMTAKAAPLIDQMGRAPGADPARVLYLKAKALYAKRDTQTAVQYFEDAARMATDPVLAAWAVYHQGRCYWRFSGPEDAIRMDELLRDALRRAGTLPDGAELAEACRRLLLLSRMERGRFLEALPMAVELSQSGPEATESREQAAWLAGLLRFALGDYAGAEAALAAFAQKYPNSEYAPAMHYWTARAKEAAGDLASARTSLGRVLARWPNGYYGMLAARKLAALGAGPMESVDAREVLAPPACPPAAGLPPSPEASQGVARAELLQDLLLPELAERELAALAAQHPRDASVALRQARLATDMGNHLAAVRAVSRAYWPCLTRGSRQDLQPLRDIVYPNRFEELVTRNLVGTDVDPNVIRGLIRQESFFEPDAVSGAGAVGLMQVMPATARTLLEKLGEKGFRPESLKDPAVNVRIGVRFFLERYEEYGGNLALTLASYNAGQVKVRVWKEFLGGIDPELFVEFIPYTETRDYVKRILGNQAMYAILYGR; translated from the coding sequence ATGAAACGTTCGCTTGCCGCCTGCACATCCGGCCCCGGCTTCGCCTGCCTTCTGGCGATGTTCACCATGTTGGTTCTGTCGCCCGGAGGCGGTTTCGCCCAGTCGCAGAGCCAGAATTTGGGGCCGGTACAAGAGTATCCCCTGCCGCGCCCCCTGGCTGCGACCATCACGGACCTGCCCGGAAAACTGAAGACCCTGGCCGCGCGCCCACAGACGCCCCGCAGCGCCCTGGGCCAGGGCATCATGCAGGTCCACTCCAAGCAGTATCAGCAGGCTGCGGCCACGCTGGCTCCCGTAGCGGCGCAGCTTCCCGAAATGGCGGGCTGGGCGAGGTTCTACCTCGGCTTCGCGCGCTTCAGGCTGGGCGAATATCAGGCCGCCCTGGCCGAGTTGGACGCCACCCTGCCCTCGGACCCGGTGCTGGGAGCCGAGGCGCTTCTTCTGTCCGCCTATTGTCTTGAGGGACTTGGTACGGCGCAGCCTCAGGCCCTGGAACGCTATCGGCGTTTCCTGGAGCTGGACGGCCAGCCGCTTCGCCCCGTGGCCCTGTGGCGCGCCGCCGCGCTGGCCGCAGCCGGGGGAGACTATCCCGCAGCCGAGGGTTACCTGCGCGAGCTTATCCTGGCCTCGCCCTGGACGTCCTCCGCCGACAAGGCCGAGCCCCTGGCCCTGGAGCTGTCGCGCGCCGGGCGCATCGCCTTCGCGCCGGACTCCGCCGACTCCCTGCGCAGACGCATCGAGGTCCTGCTGGACAAATCCATGACCGCCAAGGCCGCGCCGCTGATCGACCAGATGGGGCGCGCCCCCGGCGCGGACCCGGCCCGCGTGCTGTACCTGAAGGCCAAGGCCCTCTACGCCAAGCGCGACACACAGACAGCGGTGCAATACTTCGAGGACGCCGCGCGCATGGCCACGGACCCGGTACTGGCGGCCTGGGCCGTCTACCATCAGGGGCGCTGCTACTGGCGCTTCTCCGGGCCGGAGGACGCCATCCGCATGGACGAACTCCTGAGGGACGCCCTGCGCCGCGCCGGGACGCTCCCCGACGGGGCGGAACTGGCCGAAGCCTGCCGTCGCCTGCTCCTGCTTTCGCGCATGGAGCGCGGGCGCTTCCTGGAAGCGCTGCCCATGGCCGTGGAGCTTTCGCAGTCCGGCCCCGAGGCCACCGAATCGCGCGAGCAGGCCGCGTGGCTGGCCGGGCTCCTGCGCTTCGCGCTGGGTGACTACGCCGGAGCCGAGGCCGCGCTGGCCGCCTTCGCACAGAAGTATCCCAATTCCGAGTACGCCCCCGCGATGCACTACTGGACCGCCCGCGCCAAGGAGGCCGCCGGTGATCTCGCGTCCGCCAGGACGAGCCTGGGGCGGGTGCTCGCGCGCTGGCCCAACGGGTATTACGGTATGCTGGCAGCCCGGAAGCTGGCCGCATTGGGAGCCGGGCCGATGGAAAGCGTGGACGCGCGGGAGGTCCTGGCTCCGCCCGCCTGCCCTCCTGCCGCAGGGCTGCCGCCTTCACCGGAAGCCTCACAGGGCGTCGCGCGCGCGGAGCTGTTGCAGGATTTGCTGCTGCCGGAGCTGGCCGAGCGCGAGCTGGCCGCCCTGGCCGCGCAGCATCCCAGGGATGCGAGCGTGGCCCTTCGCCAGGCCCGCCTGGCCACGGACATGGGCAACCATCTGGCGGCGGTGCGCGCCGTATCGCGCGCGTACTGGCCCTGCCTGACGCGCGGTTCGCGCCAGGACCTGCAACCCCTGCGCGACATCGTGTACCCCAACCGCTTCGAGGAGCTGGTCACGCGAAATCTGGTGGGAACCGACGTGGACCCCAACGTCATCCGGGGCCTGATCCGCCAGGAGAGCTTCTTCGAGCCCGACGCCGTGAGCGGGGCCGGAGCCGTGGGGCTGATGCAGGTGATGCCCGCCACGGCCCGCACCTTGCTGGAAAAGCTTGGTGAGAAAGGCTTCCGGCCGGAGAGCCTCAAAGACCCGGCCGTGAACGTGCGCATCGGTGTGCGCTTCTTCCTGGAGCGCTACGAGGAGTACGGCGGCAACTTGGCGCTGACCCTGGCCAGCTACAACGCCGGGCAGGTGAAAGTGAGGGTCTGGAAGGAGTTCCTGGGAGGAATCGACCCGGAACTGTTCGTGGAGTTCATCCCGTATACGGAGACGCGCGACTACGTGAAGCGGATTCTGGGGAATCAGGCCATGTATGCGATACTGTACGGGCGTTGA
- a CDS encoding type II toxin-antitoxin system RelE/ParE family toxin, translated as MRAFKNKWFNKWARDEDIRDDTLWKAAEEIVAGRVEADLGKCLYKKRGARKGQGKSGGYRLIVAYKRPNLDRLFFISAFGKTKSRA; from the coding sequence ATGCGGGCGTTCAAAAACAAATGGTTCAACAAATGGGCCCGGGATGAAGATATCCGGGACGACACACTCTGGAAGGCAGCAGAGGAAATCGTTGCCGGAAGGGTTGAAGCCGACTTGGGAAAATGCCTCTACAAGAAACGGGGCGCCAGGAAAGGACAGGGAAAGAGCGGCGGCTACAGGCTGATTGTCGCGTACAAGAGGCCTAACTTAGACAGATTGTTCTTCATCAGCGCCTTCGGAAAAACGAAAAGCCGAGCCTGA
- the hgcB gene encoding mercury methylation ferredoxin HgcB, producing the protein MKEMRYIDGVATLELDRDACTGCGTCREVCPHGVFGHGTGIAAIEDLDACMECGACALNCREGAITVSQGVGCARAIIHGWLTGGPPSCDCGGDGGSTCC; encoded by the coding sequence ATGAAAGAGATGCGCTATATCGACGGCGTTGCCACGCTTGAGCTGGACCGCGACGCCTGCACAGGCTGCGGGACCTGCCGCGAGGTCTGCCCGCACGGCGTGTTCGGGCACGGCACGGGCATCGCCGCCATCGAGGATCTGGACGCCTGCATGGAGTGCGGGGCCTGCGCGCTGAACTGCCGCGAGGGGGCCATCACCGTCAGCCAGGGAGTGGGGTGCGCCCGCGCCATCATCCACGGCTGGCTCACGGGTGGGCCGCCGTCCTGCGACTGCGGCGGCGATGGCGGGTCGACGTGTTGTTAG